The nucleotide window GCGGGATCATCGTCGTTTCCGGGTCGACCAGCGGTCCGGACGCGCACGCCGAGCTGCAGCGCGTCTTCTTCCTCCAGCTGCGCGTCGCCGGCTCGACCATGGGCACCCGCGACGAGCTCGCCGACCTGCTCGCCTACCTCGACCTGACCGGCGTCCGCCCCCAGATCGGCGCGGAACTGCCGTTTTCCGAGGCACCCCAGGGGTTCCGGGCGATGCTCGAAGGGGACACCGCGGGCAAGATCGTCTTCGCCCGCTGAGACAGCCGTGAGCTGGGCGGATCCCCGGATCCGCCCAGCGCGGAAACCATTTCGTCATCTGGTGATTTTTCGACGTCTTCACTTCGAGACCGGGTCGTTAGCCCCTAAATTCCACCTAAACCCAAGCGTGGCCAGGTAATCTGTGGTCATGACCGCGACGAAGCGGCCCGCGCCGGCAGAACCGGGCGGCCGGCCCAGTGACGAGACCCCGATCCGGGTCTCCTTCCGGCGCTACGCCGGCGTCCGCACCCGTGTCCTCGAGGTCGGCGAACCCGGTCCCGAGCCGGAGGTGCCGCGCCGCTCGCTGCGTCGCCGGGCCGCCGCGCCGCACGTCCGGCCCAGCGCGCCACGGCTGGTGCTGCTGCACGGCTACTGCGACAGCGCCGACACCTGGCGCCCCGCACTGGAGCAGCTCGCGGCCGCCGGGATTCCGGCGGTCGCGGTCGATCTGCCCGGGTTCGGCGACGCCCAGCCGCTGCGCCCCGGCCCGATGCTGCCGCAGCTCGACGCGTTCGCCGCCGCCGTCGTCCGCGAGCAGGCCGTGCTCGGCTCGGTCGTGCTGGCCGGCAACTCCCTCGGCGGCACCATGAGCCTGCGCGCGGCGCAGAACAGCAGGCTGCCGATCTCCGGCGTGGTGTCGATCGCCGCGCCCGGGTTCGTCGACTCGTGGCTGATCCGCGCGGTGGCGCGCTACCCGCTGCCGCTGCGGCTGTACTCGTCGCTGCCCGTCCCGGTGCCGGGGTTCCTGGTGCGCAAGGTCGCCGAGCAGGTCGTCCCGCGGCTGCTGTACGCCGACTCGGGCGCGGCCGACGCCACCCAGGTGCAGCGCTTCACCGCGCTCTTCCCCGACTACCGCGCGACCAAGAACCGGCTGGAGGAGGCCCGGCAGCTCGTCGCGGAGCTCGCCGACGCCTACCGCCTCGATTCGGTCGAGGTCCCGCTGCTGGTCGTCGCGTGCGGCAAGGACAAGCTCGTCACCGCCGCGTCCGGGCGCCAGCTGCACACGCTGGTGCCGCACAGCAGGCTGCTGGTCCGCGAGGACTGGGGCCACTGCCCGCAGCTCGACGACCCGGTGGAGATCGCGGAACTGCTCACCTACTTCGCGGCGAGCGCGGTCCGGACCACCCAGGCCAAGCGGGCCGCGGCGACGGCGCCCACGGCCGTCAGCGAGGACACCGCGGCGGGCTGACGCGCTCAGGCTGTCGGCACCCGGAGTTGGCGGTAGGTTCCGGCGAGGGCCCGTGATCCGGGTCCGCCACCGACCGCGCGGGAGGCGATGATGTCCGCTCCTCGGGGTGCCGGCTCCGGCATCTTCCGGCGCAAGCCGATCGACCAGATCCAGGACACGACCGAAAGCGGCGGGCTGCAACGCACCCTGGGGCTGTGGCAGCTGACCGCCATCGGCATCGGCGGCATCATCGGCGCCGGGATCTTCGCCCTCGCCGGCAGTGTCGCGCACGGCGACGACGCGGCGGGCATCCCCGGCGTCGGCCCGGCCGTGCTGATCTCGTTCCTCATCGCCGGCGTCGCCAGCGCCGCGGCGGCGTTCTCCTACGCGGAGTTCGCCGGCCTGATCCCGAAGGCCGGCTCGGCCTACACCTACGGCTACGCGGTGCTCGGCGAGGTCGTCGGCTGGTTCATCGGCTGGGACCTGCTGCTGGAGTACACCGCGATCGTCTCGGTGGTGGCGATCGGCATCTCCGGCTACTTCAACTTCCTGCTCGGCCAGATCGGCCTCGACCTGCCCGCGTGGATGCTCGGCGCGCCCGGCACCGGGCCGGGCCACAAGGTCGACCTGTTCGCCGCGCTGCTGTGCCTGCTGATCGCGTACCTGCTCAACCGCGGCATCCGCAGCGCCGCCCGGTTCGAGACGGCGATGGTCGGGATCAAGGTCCTGATCGTGCTGGTGGTCATCCTGGTCGGCTTCTTCTACGTCAAGACCGGCAACTACACGCCGTTCGCGCCCGCGGGCTTCGGCGGCGCGGTGACCGGCGCCGCGACGGTGTTCTTCGCCGTCTTCGGCTACGACGCGATGTCGACGGCGGCCGAGGAGTCGAAGGACGCGCAGCGGCACATGCCGAAGGCGATCATCTACTCGCTGGCCATCTCTATGGTGCTCTACGTGCTGGCCTGCCTGGTGCTGACGGGCATGCAGAAGTACACCGAGATCGACCCGAAGAGCGGCTTCTCGACGGCGTTCAAGTCGGTCGGGCTCGACGGGCTGGCCACGGTGATCGCGGTCGGGGCGATCGTCGGCATCCTCACCGTGCTGTTCACGTTCCTGATGGGCGCGACCCGCGTCGGCTACTCGATGAGCCGCGACGGCCTGCTGCCGCCGTGGCTGGGCAAGACCAACCCGAAGCGCCAGGTGCCCAGCCGGATGACGTGGATCCTCGGCGGCGCGTCCGCGATCATCGCCGGCGTGCTGCCGATCGGCGAGGCGGCCGAGCTGACGAACATCGGCATCCTGCTCGCGTTCGTCGTCGTCTGCATCGCGGTGATCGTGCTGCGCTACAAGCAGCCGGACCTGCCGCGGACGTTCAGGACGCCGGGCATGCCGGTGGTGCCCGCGATCGGCGTCGTGTTCTCGATCTGGCTGATCACGTTCCTGCAGCCGGCGACCTGGCTGCGGTTCGCCGTCTGGTTCGTCATCGGCCTGCTCGTCTATTTCCTCTACAGCAAGCGGCACTCGGTGCTGAACCGCGGCCCGGACGCCTAGCGGATCCGGTCGAGGCGCGCGGCGGCTTCGCGGGCCTCGACCTTCAGCCGTTCGATGATCACGGCGGCCGAAGCGTCGTAGCCGAGCGGGTACGTCTGGCCCGCCCAGAGCGAGATCGCTTCCGGGTCACCGGCCTTCGCCGACGCCCGGCGCACCGGCCCGGCCAGGTGGTTGAGCTGCGGGTAGGCGGCGGGCGCGCCCTCGGACAGTGCGTCCATGAACTTGTTGACCAGGCCGCGCGCCGGGCGGCCGCTGAAGGCGCGGGTGAACGCCGTCTCGCGCTCGGCGACGGCGAGGGCCTTGCGGTGCGCCTCGGACGTCCCGGCTTCGTCCGCGCGCAGGAAGACGGTGCCGAGCTGGGCGGCCGCGGCCCCGGCGGCGAGCACGGCCGCGACGTCGGCGCCGTGCACCAGCCCACCGGCGGCGATCAGCGGCAGGTCGACACGGGCGGCGACGAGCCTCAGCAGCGCGAGGACGCCGTACTCGGCGCCACCACCGGGCTGGTGCGGGTCGTCGGTGAACAGGCTCCGGTGCCCGCCGGCTTCGAAGCCCTGCACGACGAGCGCGTCGGCGCCGAGGTCCGCGGCCCGCTGCGCCGCCTCCGGCGTGGTGACGGTGATGACGACCGTGCTCCCGGCGTCCTTCAGGCGCACCACGTCCGACGGCGTGGGCGGGCCGAAGGTGAAGGACACCACGGGGACGCGCTTCTCGAGCACGACGTCCAGCTTCGCGGGGTAGTGGTCGTCGTCCCACTTCGGCTCGCCGAGTTCGACGTCGTACTCGCGGGCGAACTGTTCGAGCCGCTCGCGGTGTGCGCCGATGTCGGCCCCGGTGTCGGGCTGCGGGACGAAGAGGTTGACTCCGAACTCTCCTTCGGTCAGCTCCCGCGTACGGTCGATTTGCGCGCTCAGCGCCGCGGGCGTGAGCATGCCGGCGGAGAGGAAGCCGAAGCCACCGGCCTCGGACACCGCGGCGACCAGCTCCGGCGTGGTGGGACCACCGGCCATCGGCGCGGCGACGACCGGGAACGTCAGCTCGTCGAACATGCCACCGAGCGTAGTCCTCAGGCGGGCAGCAGCATCGTGTAGAGCTTCTTGATCACCCCGTCCGCGACGAGGGCGACGTCGATCCCCCGCACGACCGGCGGCGCGCCTGCCGGGCCGAATTCCCAGGCGAGGTGGCCCAGGTCGTGGTTCACCAGAACCGGGCCTGCCGGGGCGAACACGAATCCCGGCGACTGGGCCAGCAGCCCCTTCGCCTTCGCGTTCAGATCGTCGTGCCCGGTCACCACCCCTTCGGGGTCGGCGAACTCGACGTCGGCGGCGTAGGTCGCCGCGATCGCCTTCGCGCGCCGCTCGTCGTCGCGCTCGTTGAAGACGTCGAGCAGGTTCGCCCGCATCAGTTCCGCCACCGTCGCCATCGCGTCCTCCTCGTGTCGCGACCATATTAGGTGACATGTCACGCAAATGTCAGGGGTGGTCGTCCGGCCGCGGCAGGGTGCCGTGCTCGACCAGCGTGTCGTAGACCCGGTCGAGCAAGGTCGTCAGCTGCGCCAGCTCGCCGGGCGCGAGGGCGTCGAGGAAAGCCCGGCGCACGAATCCGACGTGATCCGGCGCCGCCTGGCGCAGCGCGGCCCAGCCGGCCTCGGAGAGCACCACCTCGGTGACCCGGCGGTCCTCGGCGGCGGTCCCGGTCTCGACCAGACCGCGGTCCCGCATCCGCTTGAGGTGGTGCGACAGCCTGCTGCGCTCCCAGCCGATGCGGATCGCGAGGTCGGTGACCCGCATCCGCCCGCCGGACGCGCTCGTGAGGGCGACCAGCACGTGGTAGTCGGCGAGCGAGAGGCCGCTGTCGGCCCGCAGCTGCCGGTTCAGCTCGTACTCCAGGCGGAGGTGCACCTTCATGTAGGCGTACCAGGCGGCCGTTTCGGCGCTCGAGAGCAGCGCGAACGGCGACCCGGGCGCGAACTCCTGCGTCACGGCGCGAGCTTAACCACCCAGACTGGTCTAGACCACGAGCGGCGGAAATGCGACGATCCGGGCAGGCGTGACGGCGAGGTCGCGCCCTTCCCGCCAGGAGGTCCCCCGGTGAAGAACCCCTTCGCGCGGCGACTCGGCCGCGCACTCGCCGTGCTGGCGCTGGTCGGCGCCGGCACCCAGGCCACGCCGGCCGCGGCGGCCACGCCGGCGTTGCAGTCGATCGTGCCGGTACCGGTCTCGGTGACCCCGGCGGCCGGGGTCGCGTTCC belongs to Amycolatopsis tolypomycina and includes:
- a CDS encoding MarR family winged helix-turn-helix transcriptional regulator gives rise to the protein MTQEFAPGSPFALLSSAETAAWYAYMKVHLRLEYELNRQLRADSGLSLADYHVLVALTSASGGRMRVTDLAIRIGWERSRLSHHLKRMRDRGLVETGTAAEDRRVTEVVLSEAGWAALRQAAPDHVGFVRRAFLDALAPGELAQLTTLLDRVYDTLVEHGTLPRPDDHP
- a CDS encoding amino acid permease; the protein is MSAPRGAGSGIFRRKPIDQIQDTTESGGLQRTLGLWQLTAIGIGGIIGAGIFALAGSVAHGDDAAGIPGVGPAVLISFLIAGVASAAAAFSYAEFAGLIPKAGSAYTYGYAVLGEVVGWFIGWDLLLEYTAIVSVVAIGISGYFNFLLGQIGLDLPAWMLGAPGTGPGHKVDLFAALLCLLIAYLLNRGIRSAARFETAMVGIKVLIVLVVILVGFFYVKTGNYTPFAPAGFGGAVTGAATVFFAVFGYDAMSTAAEESKDAQRHMPKAIIYSLAISMVLYVLACLVLTGMQKYTEIDPKSGFSTAFKSVGLDGLATVIAVGAIVGILTVLFTFLMGATRVGYSMSRDGLLPPWLGKTNPKRQVPSRMTWILGGASAIIAGVLPIGEAAELTNIGILLAFVVVCIAVIVLRYKQPDLPRTFRTPGMPVVPAIGVVFSIWLITFLQPATWLRFAVWFVIGLLVYFLYSKRHSVLNRGPDA
- a CDS encoding alpha/beta fold hydrolase, encoding MTATKRPAPAEPGGRPSDETPIRVSFRRYAGVRTRVLEVGEPGPEPEVPRRSLRRRAAAPHVRPSAPRLVLLHGYCDSADTWRPALEQLAAAGIPAVAVDLPGFGDAQPLRPGPMLPQLDAFAAAVVREQAVLGSVVLAGNSLGGTMSLRAAQNSRLPISGVVSIAAPGFVDSWLIRAVARYPLPLRLYSSLPVPVPGFLVRKVAEQVVPRLLYADSGAADATQVQRFTALFPDYRATKNRLEEARQLVAELADAYRLDSVEVPLLVVACGKDKLVTAASGRQLHTLVPHSRLLVREDWGHCPQLDDPVEIAELLTYFAASAVRTTQAKRAAATAPTAVSEDTAAG
- a CDS encoding nuclear transport factor 2 family protein, which translates into the protein MATVAELMRANLLDVFNERDDERRAKAIAATYAADVEFADPEGVVTGHDDLNAKAKGLLAQSPGFVFAPAGPVLVNHDLGHLAWEFGPAGAPPVVRGIDVALVADGVIKKLYTMLLPA
- a CDS encoding NAD(P)H-dependent flavin oxidoreductase — its product is MFDELTFPVVAAPMAGGPTTPELVAAVSEAGGFGFLSAGMLTPAALSAQIDRTRELTEGEFGVNLFVPQPDTGADIGAHRERLEQFAREYDVELGEPKWDDDHYPAKLDVVLEKRVPVVSFTFGPPTPSDVVRLKDAGSTVVITVTTPEAAQRAADLGADALVVQGFEAGGHRSLFTDDPHQPGGGAEYGVLALLRLVAARVDLPLIAAGGLVHGADVAAVLAAGAAAAQLGTVFLRADEAGTSEAHRKALAVAERETAFTRAFSGRPARGLVNKFMDALSEGAPAAYPQLNHLAGPVRRASAKAGDPEAISLWAGQTYPLGYDASAAVIIERLKVEAREAAARLDRIR